GGGCAAATGAACTAGGAACAACAAGGTCCATTTATTATGGAATATTCCATTCAGTGTCTGCCTTCAATAACGCCGGATTTGGATTATGGCCAGACAGTCTGAGCCGCTATGTGGGTGACCCGTTAGTTAATATTGTTATCTCTTTTTTGTTTATCATCGGCGGGATTGGATTCACGGTGATTCTGGATCTGTACCGGAAAAGAAGATGGAGAGATCTTTCCTTTCATACAAAAATAGTTTTAATTACCTCTGGGCTCCTTTGTATGGCAGGGTTTTTGGTGATTTTTGCGATTGAACTCTTTAACACGAAAACATTCAGTACTCTCTCATGGAGTGAAAGAACTTGGGCGGCATATTTTCAGGGTGTTGTTACCCGTACAGCCGGCTTTAATTCCATCGATATTGGAGCAATGCTCCCGGCTTCACAATTTTTCATGATTTTCCTGATGTTTGTAGGAGCTTCGTCCGGATCGACTGGAGGAGGTATAAAAACGACCACTTTTGCTGTACTCATGTTAAGTATCGTCTCAACGATTAAGGGGAAGACAGATGTGCAACTGCTTAAAAAACGCATCTCTCAGGATATCATATTCAGGGCACTGGCAGTAATGACCATATCCCTGGGTGTAGTTCTTACAGCCACCTTTCTTCTATCCATTACAGAATATGCTCATCCTAAAGACTTCCTGGCGCTTCTCTTTGAAGCAACCTCTGCATTTGGAACTGTAGGAATGTCTATGAATCTAACGCCAGAGCTTTCGCCACTGGGAAAATGCATCATCATAATTACAATGTACATCGGGAGACTAGGGCCCTTGACTTTAGCTTTAGCACTGGCACAAAAAAATGTGAAGCAAAAATATCGGTATCCGGAAGATAAGCTGCTGATCGGGTAAAGTTTATTGAGCTGCGCTAGTTCTAATGATTTTAGTAAGAATTGGGGTATAGCCGGTGAAGAATTGAGTATATGGCACAAAAAATTTCGAAAGACTTGTATTAAAATCGGTAACTTTTTTTGTGATAATTTAACCATCAGCGGCAGTCCAAGACTTTATTTACTGAGTCTTAGACTGCCGCTATTTTTATTAATGAACAGTCCTGTACCATGTTATTCCCTATCAAACAATAGCCCGATAGAGTAGTTTCGGCTGTATTCACCAAGATGTAAGAAAGAGTTGATGCTTTCATGAACGTTTAAAGGCGAAAAGGTGACCGGAACCGATTCGCTTAAAATTAAAGATATAATAATTTAAAATAACTATCAGCTTTTATAAGGAGGCACTAACATAATGGGCATCGATACCGTGCTGTGGAGCAGACT
This genomic interval from Paenibacillus sp. FSL H8-0332 contains the following:
- a CDS encoding TrkH family potassium uptake protein; amino-acid sequence: MFFNKISSFITNLKLTSSRIILLGFAVPILLGTVLLALPISSSSGLSIGWLAALFTSTSAVCVTGLVVLDTGTDFSHFGQMIILLLIQIGGLGFMTFSVLIAVIMGKKIGLKERLLIQQSSNSVTTQGVVRLSLNIFLISFIVETTGAIVLALRWANELGTTRSIYYGIFHSVSAFNNAGFGLWPDSLSRYVGDPLVNIVISFLFIIGGIGFTVILDLYRKRRWRDLSFHTKIVLITSGLLCMAGFLVIFAIELFNTKTFSTLSWSERTWAAYFQGVVTRTAGFNSIDIGAMLPASQFFMIFLMFVGASSGSTGGGIKTTTFAVLMLSIVSTIKGKTDVQLLKKRISQDIIFRALAVMTISLGVVLTATFLLSITEYAHPKDFLALLFEATSAFGTVGMSMNLTPELSPLGKCIIIITMYIGRLGPLTLALALAQKNVKQKYRYPEDKLLIG